The Leptolyngbya sp. CCY15150 genome contains the following window.
AGGCGACGAGCGCCTCTTCGTAGCGTCCTAAGTTAATTAGCGCACCTCCTTTGTTGGTGAGCGCTTCGTGGAAGTCGGGTTTAATGTCTAGGGCTTGGTCACAGGCGACGAGCGCCTCTTCGTAGCGTCCTAAGTTAATTAGCGCAAACCCTTTGTTGGAGAGCGCCATGTGGAAATCGGGTTTAATGTCTAGGGCTTGGTCACAGGCGACGAGCGCCTCTTCGTAGCGTCCTAAGTTAATTAGCGCAAACCCTTTGTTGGAGAGCGCTTCGTGGAAGTCGGGTTTAATATCAAGGGCTTGGTCATAGGCGGCGAGCGCCTCTTCGTAGCGTCCTAAATTATCTAGCACAACCCCTTTGTTGGAGAGCGCTTCGTGGAAGTCGGGTTTAATATCAAGGGCTTGGTCATAGGCGGCGAGCGCTTCTTCGTACTCTCTCAACTGATGCAGATCAGATCCAATCGACCAAAATAGATCGCTGCTAAAGCTAGGATAGTCTGGATGTATGAGTTTTTTTGCTTGCTCCTGGGCAACCATGAGATAATTAATCCGATCATCGTCCGAGCATTGATGTGCCTGATAAAGAAGAGCTGAGAAATGGGCCAAGCCATTCAATGAATCTTGCTGAGATAGACAAAGCCTAACCGATTTATCAACATCACCGGTAGATAGCCTCAAATCCTGAAGATAGTCAGCAGGTGATCCAAAAGGTTTTTGCAGAAGGGTGCGTCCTAGCCCTACCACAGGCTGAACTTTGTGCAAGAAATCGTAATTAGCATATGGTATGAGATAATTTGTGTTCGGTAAGCCTTTCTCGGCCATTGCCGTTGTGTGGGGCGATTGCACCATACTAAGCACCCAGAAATAGCTGGCTTCCAGGAGATGAGAAACAAACTGTGTCTTTAGTATCTCTACGCGGCCAAATATAAGGTGATATAAATATTCTGAGCGCAAATCTCGCCAAGTTGGATTTTCATATTTTGCAGGTGGGGCACTGGTCTTTGGCACTTCTCGATCCGATCGAGCTTTGAAATAGTTGACTAAAACTTCATGAGCTTGACGAAATCCGGTATCATCCTCTCGCTGAAACGACTGATGGAAAACATCTCGCGCCACATCATCCAGTCGATAGCGGGACTGTACAACCTCAACAAAGGTCTTTTGAGTCAGCCAAGTATAGCAATCTTCCTCTGTTCCCAAAACAGCTTTTGGATCAATATGAAACTGCTGAATTAAATAAGTGATGATCGGCTTATCAATCCAACGACAGCAGGCAGCTAGTTGAATGATCTGTTTTTGTGCCTCCGTCATCCCCTGAAGCAGAAGACGCTCCACCGCCTGATTTCCCTGGGATAGATCTAGAGGTTGCCCCTGCTCATGCCGCTGGCGAATGAAGTTGAGATAGTAGGGAAGTCCCTTGGTAGCCTCGTGAAGCTCTTCGCGGCTGCCAACGGCTTCAAGCTGTCCTTGATCAATGTAGTCGTTAGTTTGGTCTGCATCAAACCGTCTTAATTCTCGGGCAAACATCCAGATATAGTCTTGCTGCAGCTTCCGCCAAACTTCACTACGCTCTGTGATGCAGTAGCGTCCTGCTATCAAAACTCGGACAGGGTGAGTTTGCAACCGTTCGCGAACGTCTAACAGCATCCGTCGAACCCAACTATCAATCTCATCAGGAGCTTTTTCGTAGGTATCGAGCAATAACACCACAGGAGATGTTTTAGATCGCTGCTGCAGACTCGTCATCAGCGCATCACTCAACTTAGCAATGGGATTGAGCATCAACTCTTGCAAAACCCGATTTTTCTTCGTTGCTTGATGGGAGTTGAGAAGATTGACCAATTCATCCTTGACCGACAGGATCGCTGTTACACCATCAACACCCTGATCTGCCAACACTCGTCCTGCCACCGCCACCGGCTTAGGCATCCCCAGCCACTCAGATAGATCTACCCCATGCCTTAAGACAGACTTCACCTGTCTCAGCTCTTCTGATGTCACACTATTTCCCTGAGATGGTTGCGTCTCAAGCTGATACCGTGTCTCTTGATACTGCTGCCAGAGTTTTGGGAAGGGATCCTCCGCAAACAAATCTCGTTTCCAAACTGGGCCACGCAGCTCGCCTAGCGTTTTGGCAAGCGCTTCCATCACCATGAGCGGTGTTTCGGGTTCTTCAGGGCGATCGCCAAAGGAAAACCGCAGAATAGTAGCGTTATCCTGCCGATCCTGACGAAGCTTTTTCAGCAATGTGGACTTGCCAACGCCTCCAATCCCCCAAACATGGAAGATGATCGGATGCTGATCAGGATGCTGTAGCGCTGCATCGAGACCTTTAAGAATGTCTTCCGCTGGTTTTCGAGAGATATAAATTGATGCCTGATCCGCCATTGCTATCCATGGTTAGAAGGTGCTTGTATTGTAGCGGATGCTTCTAGGTCTTCTTAACCATACTCTTGACCTGGCTGGGTGACAAAAATTAACGCGGAGACGATGTCAGCTTTTTCTAGATCGTCATACTTCAACAGTCTCAACAATCGCGCCCATTGGATGACGGCTGTAGAACTCTACTCAAAGATAGCAAACCCCTAAGCCACCCGCTTTATCGCCAAGGTGCGTCCTTGGCGATCTTGGAGCCATTTGTGGCAGACCTAGTAGCTCCCAATAGGAAAGCTCTAGACTTCCTCTTTTTGTCTAGCCTCTCTCGATAACTCATAAATTGTGAGCTAGGGAAGTAACGTGAAAGCAGGACAGTGTTGAGGTCGATAGAGACTAAAATCTCGTCGATCTAAGGTCAAAACTATTGTGAGGTTCAAGCGTTCTGCGATCGCCATAACAGAAGCATCTACAAAGTCTATTCTACTGTCTTGATACTCTTCTAAAACATCTCCTATTCTTGCAATATCCTCTTCTGTCAGAGCCGTTAGCTCAAAGCGACTTGTTTTTAGCGATCGCAGAAATTGAACAACCGAAGAGATGCCAGCAGCTCGACCCAAGAGATAGGCAACTTCTGCTAATACACTTTGAGGAACAATAATTTCTTTTTGCTGAAGATAGATAGCTTTTACGTCCTGGTGATAGGAATCTTGACGATCTACCAGGGCAACAATAAATCCTGTATCAGCAATAGAAATCATTCTTTCCACGTCCACCCCGATCGAGGTTGAATGTCTGCTTCTAAAATTTCTTCCGCACGCTCCGAGAGATTAGGGGTTATCCCCGAACACATTCCTATGATTGGATCATCTTCTGGGGAAACAGTTGTTGATATTGGAGATTCAAGAACAGAATCTCTAACCGCGTTTTCTGATGTGTCTGGGAAGTAGGCTTCTAAACTTTGAATCAACTTTTCCAGGAAAAGAAGTTTTTGAAAACTCAGTTGATTAATTCGTTCAATTAGTTTTTGTCGCAGTTCGATCGCTGTCATGGCTGTATCTCTTTTTCGTCCAATTGGGTTAAGCAATAGAGATAGGGTATTGATTTGGATCAACAATCTTCTTATGTAGTTTTGTTGTGCTTCTTACGGGGGAGCTTCATAGGGCAAGCACCCCATCCCGAACAATATGGAGCCGAATCAATCGAGGGCGATTCTCTCCCTCCTCAAAATGACAAGCGACCGCATCCTTCACCATAATTCTCAGCGCTTCCAAGGTATCCGCCTGAGTAACGATAGATTCTCCCAGAGCCTGGGCAACGTATCCCCCCTCATTGTCTTCCTCAACTAAGAAAATAATTTCCTTCAGCGTTTTTGGAATCACCGACAATACTTCATGACTCATAGAACACATTCCAAATTTCTCTCATTCTAAGAAAACGATCCATATCAGTCTGCTTGCGCATCAAAGCCATTGCCACTACAACACTCACTCCTACAGCACTCTTGCAGCACTTGAGCGCTGAGGCGACTACGGGCGATCGCCCCCTCCTACTCTTACTAGAGATGCTTCCGTGATTCTAGCTCAGGTCATGGGGAGTCCAGCGCCCCTCACCGAGCTGCACTCCGCACCCGTGGGACGGCAGGCGTCGAACCTTCATAGCCTCTTCTCAATCATCACCATAGATGGATTGATAGTGGGCGATCGCTTTCCGAGGCGGCTTATGGGTTTCAAGCGGGAAGCGATCGCTGATAAGTTTTTCTTTTTCTCTTCATCAAAAAAGATCACATCCAAAGTGATTACACTCGGGATGATTTTATGGTTAGATATTAATCAATGGTTTTTAATACTTTGATAGACTTTAGTCTATTGATAAAAGTGGAGTTCCGCTGTGGTATGGCCCTCTAAGGGGCAGTCAAGCAGTGGGGCGATCGCGTTGCTTGACTCCGGCGGATAGCGTTTGTTATGTCTCTGGTTGACGGTGCCTCAGGCTTGGCTGCTGGCATCGAACTCTAGAGTAGGCAAACGACTTAGGCTATTGCCTGCTTGTCTTTATAATCTCAGTTTAGTGGTCTAACCATGCAAATTACTAACAAAATTCATTTTCGCAACTTACGGGGTGACCTATTTGGGGGCGTCACGGCCGCCGTCATTGCGTTACCCATGGCGCTGGCGTTTGGTGTTGCTTCCGGAGCGGGAGCCGTCTCAGGTCTGTGGGGGGCGGTGTTGGTCGGTTTCTTTGCGGCCCTTTTTGGCGGCACGCCGACCCTCATTTCCGAACCTACGGGGCCGATGACGGTGGTGATGACGGCGGTCATTGCCCAGCTCATGGCAGCGGATCCAGAGAATGGCATGGCCATGGCCTTCACGGTGGTGATGATGGCTGGCGTCTTTCAGATCATATTTGGTCTGCTGCGGCTAGGGAAGTATGTGACGCTGATGCCCTACACCGTGATCTCGGGCTTTATGTCTGGGATTGGGATCATTCTGGTGATTTTGCAAATGGCTCCCTTTTTGGGCCAGGCGAATCCACCGGGTGGGGTTGTGGGCATGTTGCGATCGCTTCCCGAACTGCTCGTCAATATTCAACCGGCAGAAACCTTCCTGGCAGCGATCACCATCGGTATCATTTGGTTTATGCCCGCCAGATTCAAGCGGCTGGTTCCTCCCCAATTGATTGCCCTGATTGCCGGTACAGTTCTATCGTTTGTGCTGTTTTCGGGGCTCGATATTCGTCGGATTGGGGAAATCCCCATGGGCTTTCCAGACATGCAAGTCCCCACCTTTAGCATCAATCAATTGCGGCTGATGATTGTGGATGCAGCGGTGCTGGGGATGTTGGGCTGTATTGATGCCTTGCTCACCTCGGTTGTTGCTGATAGCCTTACCCGCACAGAGCATGATTCCAATAAGGAACTCATTGGTCAAGGTCTAGGTAACTTAATGTCGGGCTTGTTCGGCGGTATTGCCGGTGCCGGTGCCACCATGGGCACGGTGGTGAATATCCAAACGGGTGGGAAAACAGCGCTCTCGGGTTTAACTCGGGCGGGGGTGCTGTTGGTGGTCATTTTAGGAGCTGGTAACCTAGCAGGTATGATTCCCTTAGCAGTTTTGGCAGGTATTGCCCTCAAGGTTGGGATTGATATTATTGACTGGAGTTTCTTGAAGCGTGCCCATGAGGTGTCGGTCAAGGGTGCTCTAATTATGTATGGGGTGATTATCCTGACGGTGCTGGTAGACTTGATTGCAGCCGTGGGGATTGGGGTTTTCGTCGCCAATATTCTCACCATCGATCGCATGAGTACGCTGCAGGCTAAGTCTGTGCAAACGATTACAGATGCTGATGATGCCATTTTAATTCATGCGGATGAAAAGCGCTGGTTGGATGAGGCCAATGGTCGTGTTTTGCTGTTCCAGCTCAGTGGGCCGATGATTTTTGGCGTGGCGAAGGCGATCGCCCGTGAGCACAATGCGATCAGTGACTGTGATGCTATTGTGTTTGACTTAAGTAATGTCCCGCACTTGGGGGTGACGGCGTCCCTTGCCCTAGAGAATGCTATCCAAGAAGCTGTAGAAAATCGTCGCTATGTGTTTATTGTGGGGGCAGCCGGGCAAACCAAGCAGCGATTAGACAAATTAAAGATCTTCCAGTTAATTCCACCCCAAAATCTTTACATGGATAGGGCGGCAGCACTCAAAGCTGCAGTCAATACAGTTTTCCCAGATGTGCATGAGCCACCCTTAGATTTGGATACGGATGCTTCTGTTGCTCTTTAAGGTGTCAGGAGCCAGATGGGAATGATACTTTAAGCGAAATGGTGAGCTACGGCTGTGTTGAACAGCCATCTACACTAGAGTTTATGGATATCCATTGACTTGCAACCATCAGAGTTCAGCGTGGGTTATCTGTTCAACCCACGCCCTTCTTTTATATCCATGATTGGCTTTGACCTACAAGATAGGAGGACGTAATTCTTGGCAAGATGCATTTCGCCTAAGGCTCAAACTTTTATGAAAAGGGGATGGAGCGTCGTTGAAACCCGGTACGTGAGCCTGGTTAAATTGAGTCCACTTCCCTAGGGCCGCCGCTTTTCAAGATGATCGTCATCATCTTGGGATTCTAGGCATGAACTTTATTGAACAGGATGACTCCCAGCCATAGTCTCTGAGCGATCGCTCTCTTGGTCATATACCACCTATTCACCATGTCATTGTTAGAAGCTTGTGTTTTTGCAACGGTTCTATGTGGATTTTTCGGCATTATTTGGAAAAAGAACTTAATGATGAAGATCATCTCCATGGATGTGATGAGCACCGGGGTGATCGCTTACTACGTTCTCATTGCGGCACGCGGAGG
Protein-coding sequences here:
- a CDS encoding tetratricopeptide repeat protein; protein product: MADQASIYISRKPAEDILKGLDAALQHPDQHPIIFHVWGIGGVGKSTLLKKLRQDRQDNATILRFSFGDRPEEPETPLMVMEALAKTLGELRGPVWKRDLFAEDPFPKLWQQYQETRYQLETQPSQGNSVTSEELRQVKSVLRHGVDLSEWLGMPKPVAVAGRVLADQGVDGVTAILSVKDELVNLLNSHQATKKNRVLQELMLNPIAKLSDALMTSLQQRSKTSPVVLLLDTYEKAPDEIDSWVRRMLLDVRERLQTHPVRVLIAGRYCITERSEVWRKLQQDYIWMFARELRRFDADQTNDYIDQGQLEAVGSREELHEATKGLPYYLNFIRQRHEQGQPLDLSQGNQAVERLLLQGMTEAQKQIIQLAACCRWIDKPIITYLIQQFHIDPKAVLGTEEDCYTWLTQKTFVEVVQSRYRLDDVARDVFHQSFQREDDTGFRQAHEVLVNYFKARSDREVPKTSAPPAKYENPTWRDLRSEYLYHLIFGRVEILKTQFVSHLLEASYFWVLSMVQSPHTTAMAEKGLPNTNYLIPYANYDFLHKVQPVVGLGRTLLQKPFGSPADYLQDLRLSTGDVDKSVRLCLSQQDSLNGLAHFSALLYQAHQCSDDDRINYLMVAQEQAKKLIHPDYPSFSSDLFWSIGSDLHQLREYEEALAAYDQALDIKPDFHEALSNKGVVLDNLGRYEEALAAYDQALDIKPDFHEALSNKGFALINLGRYEEALVACDQALDIKPDFHMALSNKGFALINLGRYEEALVACDQALDIKPDFHEALTNKGGALINLGRYEEALVA
- a CDS encoding PIN domain-containing protein — translated: MISIADTGFIVALVDRQDSYHQDVKAIYLQQKEIIVPQSVLAEVAYLLGRAAGISSVVQFLRSLKTSRFELTALTEEDIARIGDVLEEYQDSRIDFVDASVMAIAERLNLTIVLTLDRRDFSLYRPQHCPAFTLLP
- a CDS encoding 2-oxoisovalerate dehydrogenase, which gives rise to MSHEVLSVIPKTLKEIIFLVEEDNEGGYVAQALGESIVTQADTLEALRIMVKDAVACHFEEGENRPRLIRLHIVRDGVLAL
- a CDS encoding SulP family inorganic anion transporter; amino-acid sequence: MQITNKIHFRNLRGDLFGGVTAAVIALPMALAFGVASGAGAVSGLWGAVLVGFFAALFGGTPTLISEPTGPMTVVMTAVIAQLMAADPENGMAMAFTVVMMAGVFQIIFGLLRLGKYVTLMPYTVISGFMSGIGIILVILQMAPFLGQANPPGGVVGMLRSLPELLVNIQPAETFLAAITIGIIWFMPARFKRLVPPQLIALIAGTVLSFVLFSGLDIRRIGEIPMGFPDMQVPTFSINQLRLMIVDAAVLGMLGCIDALLTSVVADSLTRTEHDSNKELIGQGLGNLMSGLFGGIAGAGATMGTVVNIQTGGKTALSGLTRAGVLLVVILGAGNLAGMIPLAVLAGIALKVGIDIIDWSFLKRAHEVSVKGALIMYGVIILTVLVDLIAAVGIGVFVANILTIDRMSTLQAKSVQTITDADDAILIHADEKRWLDEANGRVLLFQLSGPMIFGVAKAIAREHNAISDCDAIVFDLSNVPHLGVTASLALENAIQEAVENRRYVFIVGAAGQTKQRLDKLKIFQLIPPQNLYMDRAAALKAAVNTVFPDVHEPPLDLDTDASVAL